One Fundidesulfovibrio terrae genomic window carries:
- a CDS encoding type III pantothenate kinase yields the protein MALLLFDIGNTNIKIGLHRRESGLSSYVLPTPRSSTADQLGLDLAAMMAREGIDQSQLEAILIVSVVPPVNPMLRQACNRFLGRVPRFVPEDIPVPLENRYERPEQVGADRLVAAYAARRAATSHCVVSVDFGTATTFDVVRGTSYLGGLICPGVLSSARALAQDTAKLPQIDLEPESLKLSIGRSTVESLNQGLLFGFASLVEGILDRLEDHLGEPVTVVATGGFAPQLARVCPAIANVRPELLLDGLRLVYEEAQAGKSRRKP from the coding sequence ATGGCCCTTCTGCTCTTCGACATCGGAAACACCAACATAAAGATTGGCCTGCACCGCCGGGAGTCCGGACTCTCGTCCTACGTGCTGCCCACGCCGCGTTCCAGCACGGCCGACCAGCTGGGCCTGGACCTGGCCGCCATGATGGCCCGCGAGGGCATCGACCAGTCGCAGCTGGAGGCCATCCTCATCGTGAGCGTGGTGCCGCCGGTGAACCCCATGCTGCGACAGGCCTGCAACCGCTTTCTCGGCCGCGTGCCCCGCTTCGTGCCCGAGGACATCCCCGTGCCCCTGGAGAACCGCTACGAGCGTCCCGAGCAGGTGGGCGCGGACCGGCTGGTGGCCGCCTACGCGGCCAGGCGCGCGGCCACGTCCCACTGCGTGGTGAGCGTGGATTTCGGCACGGCCACCACCTTCGACGTGGTGCGCGGCACGAGCTACCTGGGCGGGCTCATTTGTCCGGGGGTGCTCTCCTCGGCCCGGGCCCTGGCCCAGGACACGGCCAAGCTGCCCCAGATCGACCTGGAGCCGGAATCGCTCAAGCTCTCCATCGGGCGCTCCACCGTGGAAAGCCTGAACCAGGGCCTGCTCTTCGGATTCGCCTCCCTGGTGGAGGGCATCCTGGACCGCCTGGAAGACCACCTGGGCGAGCCCGTCACCGTGGTGGCCACGGGCGGATTCGCCCCGCAATTGGCGCGCGTCTGTCCCGCGATTGCAAACGTCAGGCCCGAACTTCTTCTCGACGGCCTGCGTCTCGTGTATGAAGAGGCCCAGGCGGGCAAATCCCGTCGCAAGCCGTAA
- a CDS encoding cache domain-containing protein → MKKAFVALLMFALLASIAFAQQSGTKDEAVALVKKAVAHYKSVGKEKAFADFNDKNGPFVDRDLYIVVYDMNGNCLAHGANAKQIGKNLMELRDPDGNYFVKERVELGKTKDSFWQNYKFINPVSKQIENKSMYMEKIDGLLFGCGAYNK, encoded by the coding sequence ATGAAAAAAGCGTTCGTTGCGCTGCTGATGTTTGCGTTGCTGGCGAGTATCGCCTTTGCCCAGCAGTCCGGCACGAAGGATGAAGCCGTAGCCTTGGTCAAAAAGGCCGTTGCCCATTACAAGAGTGTTGGAAAAGAAAAGGCGTTCGCCGATTTCAACGACAAGAACGGCCCGTTCGTGGACCGGGACCTCTACATCGTCGTCTACGATATGAACGGCAATTGCCTGGCTCACGGCGCCAACGCCAAGCAGATCGGGAAAAACCTGATGGAGCTCAGGGATCCCGACGGCAACTACTTCGTCAAGGAGCGCGTCGAGCTGGGGAAGACCAAGGACTCTTTCTGGCAGAACTACAAATTCATCAACCCTGTATCCAAGCAGATCGAAAACAAGAGCATGTACATGGAAAAGATCGACGGCCTGCTGTTCGGATGCGGGGCATATAACAAATAA